tgaatgaaatgaaattttaaagtaaaatttaataataataataataatatataaaattatatataatacatatacatcattatatgcattcatgtaatatatataatataatataatatatatatatatgtgccatgtgtaatacatatatataatatataatttattaataatattaaattatttttattttttttaggcatgaagaattaaagcccatgaagacttaaagtccatgaagaattcaagtccatgaagaaatcaaacccatggagaaatcaagtccatgaagaatttaagcccatgaagaattaaggcccaatttgagcaacccatggaagatattatttggagaaggcccaaggattatttttaatcctaatgaagattaaaaatcaatttatagaaatctatttttattttttatgtgagagctttattaggtgtgttttttagctaaaatccacttaactattaggtggatattatagctaaaatccatttaactttatgaatgctttattaggtatgtattttagctaaaatccatttaatattaggtgtgtattatagctaaaatccatttaactttaagtgtgtgagtgcccattagatataattatgtctagttgaataattgaaattgtgtggtttgtattgcatcttgtggcctataaatagatcacttgattgcatttgtaagtgtgattattattcttgaatcaaagtttagttgttttcttataattctctctttgagaattgttcttgttctttccccttttctttagtattctctcttgtgatcttacttccttcatttcttcttttaaattcttatgtcatttattattactttattattcaccgcctaaatggccggttaatttgtgcctttaaatttttgcaattttcattcttgtcatttaattgttcaccgcctaaatggacggttagtttcttgcctttaaattcttgcaattttaattcttgtattttaattatctaccgcctaaatggccggttagtttcttctattttaattcctgtcatttaaattctgttatttaaattatgtcatttaaattgttgtcaattaatttaatagagatgagtagctaaatctaatcttgggttaaggcaaggacagtgtctaacgccaatgattcccaaagaaagctacgctttaaatgagtaacattggtttaaacttcaatatgagtgtgttttgattattgaaaaatcactaggtttggattggagcgtaagcctaacttagagctttcatgtcacgcatgagagttactagaactggaaacgctatcatacccaaacccggatgattaatttagttgttttgtgtattaattgtaattgaatttatggtagtttcttaaattagaatcccgcatatcatgtatggggattgcttaaactagagctatcattatctttaattgcatttaataacaaatcctcatatctgaaattaaattaatgttgctaatcttttatgctaatatttgggaatcaacgggttggcactgaaattgtcttaactcaagtactttccaatttcatattctcacgtttagtatttatttcaacttctgtcttgctttattttctagtatttgttatctaaaaaaatcataaaaaatcatgttatcaatccatctaaatgcgtgtgcgtgtgtgtgacattctttttttttttttgccataaataaatctctcagtggacgatctggacttatccagaaagtataaatttaaatttgaactacaactgcactcgtacactgacgagtataaacctctcgcctaaataaataaataaaatataaaatttttattgtgttttgttttgtgttttaattgcagggtgagagtgcagtcactccggcaaaattaagaaattacacttaggcccgaatcttcgttttggccttaaacctcttcgtttcttcctgaaaccactgaagggttgttccttatgaaaaactgaagccccctcaagcttccgttgaatTTTTGGAAGTCGTCTATAATATTTCGGTATTGTAGCCTAATTGACAgttgcattttagttgtaccgaaatccgttcccgatccgatttctttcggtaccataaatcctatctcagggtgcttgttaatgtcacataatttttctttggcatcttggctccagggcactccctgcagtcgattcagtcattttttttgggttattcAGATACTAATCTTTTCTGAAAttccatttttctaataaattgcttattcttaattagtccaaatttcttgggtattacattcacccctctttaaagaaatttcagcctcaaaattttcatctggCCGTTAAGGTAACTAAGACAATACATAGTTTATTACCCGAATACTTCAAATCAAATGTTCATTTGGTCCTTGACAAATActttaatttgaatttcttaCACGTCCGATGCTTACAAGCATGCCGTGTCATTTACATAATTTCATGTTGTGTCTCTTTATAGACGACCACATATCTTCCCACATCCTAGGCACACACATCCTTCCCCGAAACTTTTAAGAATGCCATCTTGTATCTCAAAAATCATAACCCTTGGGCTAACCACAATCATCAATAACACTCATCAATCACACATGCTTTTTGTATCTTGTTCATCAGATCCAGCTAAACAACCAGGTTAGCGTTAAAAACAGACGATCCTTTTGGCACTATACTCATAGTTAACAGGCCAATAAGCCTTCAACATCTGacactcacagctatccaccCAGGTCATGCATCAGGCACCTCTTTGCCACACCTCGGGTGATACGAAGTAGTGTAGTCGTAGTCCTTAAGGAATTCCATCCACCGTCGCTACCTCTCATTTAGCTCTTTCTCCGAGAACCCATACTTTAGGCTCCTCGTGGTTCATGAGCACATCAAATATCCCATCATTTTGGTAGTGTCTCCATAGCCTCGAGAGTACATACCACATCTACTAGCTCTAGGTCATACACTGAGTAGTTTTCTTTGTGCCTTGGTGTAATCCACACGTGATGATTTGGTCATGTTGCATTAACACGTAACCCGATCCCTTGTGCTATCTCAAACTCTCATTGCACTCGGCAGGTTATTCTCATTAGACTCTTCTCACGATTCCTATTATAGCCATAACTATTCCAAAGTGTCCAATCATGACCTTCTGACAACAGCTTGCCAAAACACCTTATTTGAAACATCTTAGTATTCTATTTCGAAATCTGGttcacaaaaatttcatttcgaaCCCTACGttgttccatgtttcgaaacatagggTCGGGACTATAAATACCCGAAGAGCCCCGAACTCAAATTTTTGCGTGTccagataatttttttcttctttccaaaatctccggaacaataaaacatttttttcccataaagaaattttttttttcatttttttcatttttttccttttctttttttttctttttcttattttcttattttattctttcttcctattcttcttcttcttctttccttctttcttctccaaCGCACCAACCCTGCGCGAGAACCGTCGCCGCCGCCTTCTAGCGTCGCTGCCACCCCCGACGGTCGCTGCTGCCCCCTCCGCAACCCCCTCCAGCGCCTGCTCTGTCATCGGCCGCGAGCCACCGTGCGGCTTCTCCGCGCCCTAGTCGCCGATCGCAGCTCCTCCCCACCATCATCGCCGTCTCAATCGACCCTCGCGTCGGCCATATCCGGCACGCCGTCGTTGCCGCTTGCTCCACCACGCAGCTGCCGGCCATCGCCCGGCCTCCCTCGGCAGCCACTGCGACCGTCGCCGTCCCTGCCGCTGCTACCAGATTTTGGTTGATCCGACCCGACTCGACCCGACCCGACTCGGCCCGCTTCAGGTTTTACCTATCCTTGATTCGAcccattagatctgacccatatctATTTTGACTCATCCATTTATATCTGATCCATATCTGATTTGTCCAGATCTAAGCCAAAACCTAGATCTATTATGCCAGCGTTCAACCTGTTTCGATGCGATGCCTGCCGAGTTTTGAGGAGACAGTGTTCTCCACACTGTATCTTTGCTCCTTATTTCTGTCATGAGGAAGGATTCGCTCATTTTGCTGCCATCCACAACATTTTTGGTGCCAGAATTGCCTCCATCCTCCTGACTTATCTTCTAGTAAGTGACCGGCTTGTAGTTATTATGACACTCTTATTTGAAGCTCAAGCTCGGCTTCAGGATCCTGTCTATGGTTGTGTATCTCACATTCTAGCCCTTCAGCAGCAGGTTAGTGACTTGCAAGCCCATCAAGCTTATTTGCAAAATTCACTATTCGCGTATTATTCTTTGCATCCCCAACCTGTTCCTCAACCTGTTCAAAACCCAAGTTGGAATTTCGATCTTCCTATCATACCAGAGGATATCCCTCATCCCAATGTCCTAGAGACTACTCTTCCATCTTACCCTGGTGAAGCCAGCAGTAGCCAGATGCCACCCCCAAATGACATCAATGAGCTGGGACCTGTTGTGTTTGGCAACCGTCGTCGTCACTGAGCATCGGCATCATCATCAGTTTTatggtttcttttttttctttgagtAATTGTACAACTTGATTTCTTGTAACTGTTTAAACATATGGAATGTATATTATGCTTTGGATGCTTTAACGTTCCATTCCCTTCGATTGATctttgggctcactttcaaggagcagatttgggctgctcgattttgctgttttgggctcacttatctctcttctgtttcttctcttttctgttggactaggcccaaccctagccttcctagctcttcctttcttagccatgtatttaaggcctcttagcacttatttccaggGGGGaggaaaaaaagagaggagattctggccgtttttcttgttagcatttttctgttttcttcattttgtctccattttgtcttccttgctgtaatgaaaggctagagctattgtaactggttgtgtatcttgaacctgtgtggaatctgagtcctggatgaactgcaaaaacctggtttgtttgttttaatcttattcatttccatttggtttagttcgAGCAGATTTTCGAATGCATAGAGTTCATGgtaggtttgtgtgaatttgcatggattcattttttgttaaatgcttaagagaacagagtgttgtagccggttggtataacatctcagaaatgaatataatgtgcttgaatggttgttcttgcatagctccggatgggttgaatagagagtgaatggttgcattttgtttataagagatttctgtattcgttttattgttccaatcattctaatccttgaacggttgttggggatgctttaagtttgatatccggagattaaaacatctaacaaacCAAGATTTATgtgttggacgaggaagatttcacagaggggacaaatacatagctggttgcatttcatttactgattttcatctatccttgtctttctattttgttacttagttttctgtcaaaaccccccctaaacaaactgttgtttatattggttctccttgttggtagaagaaagtgaggctccttgtgagagacgacctagggtgcactttgttgcaaactagagaagagatacatagatatctaaTCTGGGGTGGTTCAACAGCCGTCGGCCACTTTTCACCGACCGCAGGTGCCTATACCTCATAACAATAGGATCATCATTTTcataacttgctgacatcattttaatggTCGTCCAGTTATATATATCTCAATTTGCCTGCTGGTCTACCTAGACCAGTCGTTTAATCATACGAGAGTTTCATTCTAAAATTTGAAGATCTCGAATCTTTAATCAATTTGGGTCTGCAGCTTCCCTTACTACGACTCGTCATCTCGGCACACATGCCGTCACTTGATTTCATCGATCCTGTCATCCAATCCTTACTGGATTTCTTCATGGAACCCTAAAGTTCCATCACGAATCCCTAGATCctcaagaaattcctcaagaatctcAAATCACTTTATCTCCGAAAATCCTGAATCAGATTACGATATCTAGTTCTAATCACTTTTTGTGAACTCGATTTCCTTGCAATTATGGCTCTCAATTCATCGCTTATCATGGCGCTTCCGAGTTCGTCTTGTCTGGTTGACCACCGATAACTTTACCTGATTCCATAGATCCATCTGACACATTGAACCGTAGTCGcaacctctgttgactaggACTCCTCATCATTCCTTGTCGCTGTCATGAATCCAACTCCTTCTGCAAGAATATTCATTCTAGGCCCTCGAGCCTCCCATTGCTTATCGTGTCATCATCCCCAAAGATGACCACGAATCTCGATGCAATCCTTTAAATAGGGCACTCGGTCCATATTCAACTCATCTCACCTTAGGTTAATTTCCTAGGCTTCTGGCCTCGGTCAACAATAACTAGTGGCATACCTCGCATCCTGGACCATTGGAACTTGGAATTCTctacaaggtacagaccctatTGTGTTGCCtcagcatctgatcgtctcctcGGCAGTTCACTAAGCAACTTAGACCCTGGGTCCCAGACCCATACCATAAGACAGTTTACACGCTTCCCCAGTATGTTGATCATAAGCTCATTACAAGccttctgccttggtccctagatccagatctgtcactgtGAACACCCAACCAGCTGTGTCGCCACGCTACTAGGGTTTCTTTATCTCGTCTTTGCGAGTCGCATCAGTTGCACCACCTTCAGTTCATCAATTGACGCGCTCACACGTCATCATTTGGCCATATTTGGCCTCTTGTTCGATCCAATCCGATGGATCCCTTATCCTTACATTATATTTTTGAGATACTATATGATCCTCAAAGATCCTTATCTTTCGATCCTTAATCTTGACAACTAGGCCATCAGACTAATCTTGCACTAGCTTATATCAGGCATTCTACTATTCATCGAGAATAGTAATCGTCTATTGAAATAGTGTCTGctcgtgaatagtacaccaggtaagttcccagaaaagagaggtgggtcacaaacggacacacttaagtactaagtctttccttagccagaactttcctagacatgcacttccactacgcCACACTTATCCAGTAACCGTCAATACCCAAATCTTACGGTGGCTTTGCTTATCTAGCCACACGCgaccttttccttaggttcgcccTAATATTGACTGTACTAGAGTTACTTAAGGCTCAGACATTTCCTATGTCTTTAACAattatgctctgataccaactgtaacgccccactttttcgagcgttaaataacttaggaatttcgggaataaatttttttttttcaatataaactatttcccgacaatcctgttttaccttctcaacacactaaataagaatcaataagttaagacagTTAAACATCATAATtgcggaagcttaaaatcgaaacctgatatagtACAGAATCGTAatccactttaatcataaaataagaattcgTACAATTACATCTTTAAATACTTAATAACATGGAAactcatcatcaagagataacaactaagtACCTCAATTGATACAATCTAAAGATacctaaaaaatacattaaaccataacaattatacatgatcatcaatataataatatatcctgACTCCTCATGAAGAAGTAAATAAAGGGACAACTAGCCAAACTCATCagccacgtcatcacgtgccgtACGTCTCAATCATCTCCCTATTATATCTGCAAGTCCTAATTGaaacgtggaatgttccaggggcataacccattagaaaatgaaacttctagtgagggtttaaaaatgtgatacGTGAATGCAggatgcaaatacatgaacaaacatttgccttagtgtaacttcccaggcccaacccggcacggaatcctaggcaaatcccgaacctctgtagGACAAGcttaacgttattccatcattgccctaggggaattacggctacactctaggGCGACATCCCGTTCTCATGTATAAttatcaatgtgacaataatatcgtgccatgcaattatcacgactttccatgtaatatgacaaaataaatcatatcttttgtaaatattatgtatatataagcaatcatatctttcataaatatcatgcataataaacaatcatatcatgtaggataggaaaaACTCAcatttttgagataaacttgcattttcttaaaaagcgtgcatcatctcgatatgcgtgcccgaccttgattctcgtgcccactctcaaaagttgcaccaatcatatCATGTTGATcatctcaatcataaaaatgatattttatcactaaatatctaaaaactccattttttcattttcctttcattttcttccatttttccttctaaaaatcctaATAAATACCATcgaaactattttctcaaatccaactccacaaaaattcataatatactattaatttcaaaggaaaaatactggacttacccggatggtgcgttttcacgcaaaacgaggttTTTTGGTGCTAGAATCGAGACACCGAGAACTctaaatccaaattttttttttttttacaggaCCTTGATCttgattttagaggaatttaggaattttttttcaaaatttttggagTCTGGACGTGCCCTCACTCGCCCAAACAAGTTAGCTCACGCGCGTCCACTCGCGGGGCCCAGCTGGAGAGTGTGCTGCATACGCCGGTCGTCTTCAACCTCCAGATTCAGGCCAGCTCCGACGCATTCTGGTTTAATggccatatctccttcatccGACCTCCGATTGACTcctcgtttgaacctatggcttcGTCTTTTCGCCCTCTACAAGATGACATCAAAAAATCCACAAATGGAGCCATTTTCAGACTGCTCAAGCACGTTTTCCGACGAAACTCATTTTTCCGACGAAGCTCCATATCTCCTTTATCTCTAAACGAAAATTGCTCAAAATTCACAGGAATGATCCTCTGGACATGGgaaacaaaatccccttatccgTTGCTCTCAATTTTTGCCCAAACTCTAGGatctgagagtttaatttttcacttCATTCGGCTAATTCaaaaatctctatttataggcaaccccgAGCCTCCAAATGCCCATGGTTGGTCGATCCAACCTCCATGAGGCTTCTACTTGCCCTAGATTAGTCCAAAAATGCCACCAAACACGGATTCAATGTAATCGAATTTCGGCCACAAAACGGCCgaaaatcatgcaaaattggTCAATCACCTTGGTCAATGTCGGCCAAAGCTCGACTCAAGAGCATCCTAGGCCACTTTCCTCGAGTCTCTCACTGccgaattcggtgatgggaggTGGTAGAGAAatcttggtcggccatggcagatttgctccatcttcaacttttgaaaattacactttgacccctatcttttctcattttgaacttttggtcctttccttgaagcccttgaGCTTCGCAATACTGCCATTGCGACCTATAAGTTCTATACTTTTCATTGCATCCACgaagattccaaaaaatatcatttcgacctccctccgacaaaattaagaaattacacttaggcccgaatcttcgttttggccttaaacctcttcgtttcttcttgaaaccactgaagggttgcagcctaattgacagttgcattttagctataccgaaatcCGTTcctgatctgatttctttcggcatcataaatcctatctcggggtgcttgttaatgtcacgtaatttttctttggcatcttggCTCTAGGGCACttcctacagtcgattcggtcatttTTTTCGGGTTATTCAGATACTAATCTTctctaaaattctaataaattgcttatttttaattagtccaaatttctcgggtattacaaggTGACCACATACATAATTTTAGGTACacaattttcatcatcaaaaacttatcacaagagtaaaatatcaatgtTATCTCTCAGTTAACACCTCCTGCAACACCGTAATTGAATAGGATTTTCGAGCATAGAAACCGTACCCTATTAGACATAGTGTGCTCGATGATCGCTTTTATAAATCTACccatttatttgtgagattgtGCATTTTCAACTATTGTGCATCTTCTTAATAGGACATTGAGTAAATCTATTGAGACcgctccatatgagatatggactGGGAGACAGTTTAGTTTTAAGCATGTTAGATCTGGAGTTATCTCGCTTTTATTAAAAACCTAAAAACAGATAAATTAGAGCCTAAATCTGACAAAAGTAGATTTACGGCGTATCCTCCTCATTCTAAATGGTACTATAAATTTTCTTAGCGATCAGAGAGTCTTAATCAGCAAAGATGCAATATTCCTAGAGAAAGAGTCTGTTTAGGAAGGTGGCATCGAGaggaaaataaatttacaaaagatGTCTTCCGAGTTACATATCCAACCTAATCAGGATACTGAGCCGGTCGGTATATCAAATGTCATCCCCAAGACACTTCGTAGGATGAGTAGAGTATCTCGTCTTCCAGATAGATATGGatttattatgaaatatatgCATGCAGTATTCTTATATGAAGATAGTGATCAATTAGTTGATCATACTATCAATAAAGAAGCAATATTTGATATTAATTCTAAGAAATGGCATGAGACTATacaattgaaaatcaaatctaTATATTCCAACTAAATCTAAACTTTAGTGGATCCACCTAACTGAATCATCACTCATTAACTCAAGAAAGTTATAATTTGTTAATCTTATTAATGAAAATACCAAATGGCACTCACTTGGGATTGGATTGCAAATGACGTGGAAACGCAAATCATATTTCAATCCAATTATTGTGATTAGAACTCTAAtcattctttattatttttgacaTGGTGTTACAGCTAATGGTACAGTTGAACATACCATCGACTGTTAACTACTTACAACAATTGCATACGTGACGTGCCCCAATGCGGTGGAGGAAAGGCCTGCCTTAACcttgcttttcttttattttttttattgttaaataataCATGACAAATAACTATAGATATCCAACCCAGAAGCATTCCACCTGAATCACCATTCTTAGGGACCCGCCTTAACCTTGCTTTGACAATACGGCTCTATCTTAACAACTTTCCACCTGAGTTCAAATGCAAGCAACCCGAGGAAGCATAAAAATCAGCGTCTTCATCTCTTCACCATTGCAAAATCCAAACCTAACCAGAAAGAGATCAAATCCCAGAAGCTGTTTGGATTCTCATACAAGCATTTTTACTCCTCTTTTCTGCCAAGTTTTGAGTCTAACCTACCATCATGAAGAGAGAGAGCATTAGTACTGCTATGCTAAATATCATATAAACATTGGAGGACTTACAGAGGAAACGTTAGACCAGGCCGTCTTGCAACGAGGTTCTAAGCAACTAAGTTACGCCCCAGATGGGTAAATTCCATAACGGCATTAGCATGATCCAGGCTACTTGACTTTAAACATGTTAACACTTATAAAAGAGATGAGAAAAAAGCATGAAGATCTAGGAATTGCAAGCTTCTATCTACGGTCTCTGTTAGTACATTGAGCCCGCGACTTTTGCCCAAGTAACAACGATCCTCTTCTTGTTGGGTTGTATGGTGCAGTCGTTCCTATAGGATAAGACAACGCTCCTGCTACACTTTGAGCCACGATTATTAACAACTTGCAACAATAGCAGCACCAAGGATGTGCTCAATGCAACCGACCTGCCaggaaaaataaattggcaagtGAATGTGTAATTCGACTGAAACACATCTCACATAAAATGGTACATAGAGGTAGAGAAGTCGGActgcatttttaatttgaagGATTCAAATCGTGCACAGGCGTAGATGAGAGGCTTAAAGTCATTTCCTAATTCAGCTGTAATCAGCCAAGTTTTATCTTACAGAGAAAGGGATTGAATAGGCTCCTTCACTGGCAAGGCAAAGGCAAAGCAGAGTACTGTAGCCACACGAGAAGTTTAATGCACACATTGAAGTAGAGCATAGAGATTAAAAAACATCGGCTTCCAAGGTCACAGTTATTTCCTAGCTCAGTTCATAATTAGTTAGCCATGTGTAGCTTATAAGCCAGGCCAATATCAAGACTATTGCAGCCTCAACGTCATCCATGGACACAAGTTTAGTGCGGTCAAGACATTTTCATTCGATAGGTTTGAAGTagataaaattatcattttcagTAGAAGACTGTCTTTCCAGAAACAAACAATGACAATTCAAACCCAAGtgatatgaaaatatttactATTTAATGCAACGGGAAGAAAATCTCTGGTGGTTGCCATATACactctaagaaaaatgatatttatggTTACTGAATTCATTGATTGAGTGGACAAAATGTCCAAAACACCTCTAGTTTGGTTTTAACAATCACAATAACCATTAGAAATCAAGGAGGTTGTATTTCGGGCGTTTTGTCTGTTAGGCCAATAAATTCGGCTGCTCAGTTTGTCATTAATATCATTGTCCGTACTCTAATTGATTTCTACTGCCAAGGATCTCCAGACTGAAGGAGTAGCAAAAAGGAAGACTCAAATTTATGGAATTGAGAGAATGCTCAAAGTTGCATCCGATGTGCTTTAGTCTTAC
This window of the Diospyros lotus cultivar Yz01 chromosome 5, ASM1463336v1, whole genome shotgun sequence genome carries:
- the LOC127802124 gene encoding LOB domain-containing protein 29-like, giving the protein MPAFNLFRCDACRVLRRQCSPHCIFAPYFCHEEGFAHFAAIHNIFGARIASILLTYLLVSDRLVVIMTLLFEAQARLQDPVYGCVSHILALQQQVSDLQAHQAYLQNSLFAYYSLHPQPVPQPVQNPSWNFDLPIIPEDIPHPNVLETTLPSYPGEASSSQMPPPNDINELGPVVFGNRRRH